In Deltaproteobacteria bacterium, the DNA window CGCTCGTTCACCGTTTGATCTTCGTCCACGCACTCATTCTGATGCTCGGTGGCCATTACACTTACGCAGAAGTACCGCTTGGCTACTGGATGAAAGACCTCTTCGGCTTTGCGCGCAATCACTATGATCGCATTGGTCACTTTGCCCAGGGATTTATTCCTGCCATGATTGCACGTAAAATTCTCTTGCGATGCTCACCGCTTGTGCCAGGGAAATGGCTGTTCTTTCTTGTGTGCTGTGTCTGTCTCGCGTTCAGCGCCACATATGAATTTATCGAATGGTGGACGGCAGTGATGACCGGAGAAGCAGCGACGGCATTTCTTGGCACCCAGGGCGATCCGTGGGATACCCAATGGGATATGTTCCTCGCGTTGATTGGGGCGATCGTGGCACAACTGCTTTTTCGTCGCATCCACGATCAGCAGCTTGCGCGACTGCCGTAGAGTGGTACGATTTATCGGCACAACATCCCCGAACGGAGGTCTCGCCATGAAAGCGAATACGTTACCTATGGTTCGGATCGTCAGCACAATCATAGGGAGTTTTATCGCAGTCAGCCTTTTTTTCGTATCGATAGCCTTGGCCGAGGAAGGGCAATCTTCGCAACGTTCTGTAGGGTTGCCGAGTGATCCCCAATCACTCTCACAAGAGGAGTATCAAGAGTATGTGGATCTGGTGGAAGATCTCCAGGAGCAGCTCAATCGCAATGCCCAATCTCTCACTCAGGCTCCTCTGGGATACCAATGGGTAGCCCCCGACCGCGTTCACCTTAACGTGCGGATCGAAGACTGGCTGCACACGATTCAGTATGTAAAAGGGGCAACTGTGAGTTTGCCGCTGTTCCTTTCTGACCCACCACAAATTCAGACGCAGTTACAAATCGAACTCAAGAACAAGAAAGTTGTGATCGATAAGGTCACTCTTGCGTTTCCCGTAAGGCCGTCGCTGCGGTATTAAGGGAAGGCTTTCTAGCTGAAGGCTGAGTAAAGACATTTTTGCTTATGCCACAATCCCTGTCTCCTTCATTT includes these proteins:
- a CDS encoding DUF2238 domain-containing protein, producing the protein MKNSELIVLLVVGTILLIWSGIQPHDRFTWVLEVAPILIGVPLLFATFTRFPFTPLVHRLIFVHALILMLGGHYTYAEVPLGYWMKDLFGFARNHYDRIGHFAQGFIPAMIARKILLRCSPLVPGKWLFFLVCCVCLAFSATYEFIEWWTAVMTGEAATAFLGTQGDPWDTQWDMFLALIGAIVAQLLFRRIHDQQLARLP